In a genomic window of Erigeron canadensis isolate Cc75 chromosome 5, C_canadensis_v1, whole genome shotgun sequence:
- the LOC122599458 gene encoding eukaryotic translation initiation factor 3 subunit A-like — MATFAKPENALKRAEELINVGQKQDALQALHDLITSKRYRAWQKTHEKIMFKYIELCVDMRRGRFAKDGLIQYRIICQQVNVNSLEEVIKHFMDLSTKRAELARSQAQALEEALDVDDLEADKRPEDLMLSYVSGEKGKDRSDRELVTPWFKFLWETYRTVLEILRNNSKLMALYADTAHRAFQFCKQYKRTTEFRRLCEIIRNHLANLNKYRDQRDRPDLTAPETLHFYLDTRFEQLKVATELELWQEAFRSVEDIYGLTSMVKKMPKSSLMAVYYAKLTEIFWISSSNLYHAYAWFKLFQLQKSFNKNLNQKDLQLIASSVLLAALAAPPYDHLKTASHLELEHEKERNLRMYNLIGFNIDAKLETREVLSRSSLLADLVSKGVMTYVTQEVRDLYHILENEFLPLDLASKVQPLLAKIAKLGGKISTASSVPEVQLSHYVPALEKVATLRLLQQVSQVYQTMKVETLSKMVPFFDFSVVERTSVDAAKYNFIAMKVDHMKGAVLFGDLGFESDLLQDHLSVLAVNLNKSRSMLYPSQLKALKLGAVLPSLADILDKEHKKLLARKSIIEKRKEEQEHHLLKMEREEESKRLKQQKKTEEAEQKRLATEFEERKHQRIKREIEEREREEAQALLNDVEKRIKKKGKKPLIEGEKVTKQSLMELAMQEQLRERQEMEKKMQKLIKTMDHFERAKREEAAPLIEAAFQRRLAEEKLLHEREQQLEVEMSRERHDGDVKEKYRLARVMDHKMEFQKRVVNHRQAEYNRMKADREERISQIVRARKEERDIKRKMLCHVKTEEERLNRLREEEEARKREEAERRKKEEAEHRAKMDEIAERQRKREQELEERERLRKEAILRGTSFDGPTKPSEIPAAAALLVAAPATSAAAAGQPGGSKYVPKFRRSGLTELVAPPPAQSDKLGSAKQDDRGPPPSGDKWRPSFGSGNGASSSTRSWSSSKYSR, encoded by the exons ATGGCGACTTTTGCTAAACCCGAGAATGCGTTGAAACGAGCAGAAG AATTGATAAATGTTGGGCAGAAACAAGATGCACTTCAAGCTCTTCATGATCTTATAACTTCAAAGAGGTACAGGGCATGGCAGAAAACACATGAGAAGATTATGTTCAAGTACATTGAGCTTTGTGTAGACATGAGGAGGGGTAGATTTGCCAAAGATGGTCTGATTCAGTACCGCATAATTTGTCAGCAAGTTAATGTTAATTCATTAGAGGAAGTCATAAAACACTTTATGGATCTTTCAACTAAGAGGGCCGAGCTAGCCCGTAGCCAAGCACAGGCTTTAGAAGAAGCTTTGGATgttgatgatcttgaagctgatAAAAGGCCAGAAGATTTAATGTTGAGTTATGTCAGTGGTGAAAAGGGAAAGGATCGCTCGGATAGGGAGCTTGTGACCCCGTGGTTTAAGTTCTTGTGGGAGACTTATAGAACAGTTCTTGAGATTCTGCGAAACAATTCCAAGTTGATGGCTTTGTATGCA GACACCGCACATCGTGCTTTTCAGTTTTGCAAACAATACAAAAGGACAACTGAGTTTCGAAGGCTATGTGAGATAATCAGAAATCACCTTGCAAATCTAAACAAGTACAGAGACCAGAGGGACAGGCCTGACCTGACGGCTCCGGAAACTTTACATTTTTATCTTGATACAAGATTTGAGCAGCTTAAAGTTGCAACAGAGCTTGAACTCTGGCAG GAAGCCTTTCGCTCAGTAGAAGATATTTATGGGCTGACAAGCATGGTTAAGAAAATGCCAAAATCTTCCTTGATGGCTGTTTATTATGCAAAGTTGACCGAGATCTTTTGGATCTCTTCTAGTAATCTGTATCATGCTTATGCATGGTTTAAACTTTTCCAACTTCAAAAGAGTTTCAACAAGAACCTGAACCAAAAAGACCTGCAATTGATTGCATCATCTGTTCTGTTAGCTGCACTTGCAGCTCCACCCTATGATCACCTGAAAACTGCATCTCATTTAGAGTTGGAACATGAAAAGGAGCGAAATCTAAGGATGTACAATCTCATTGGATTTAATATAGATGCCAAGCTTGAAACAAGAGAAGTG CTCTCGCGGTCATCCCTTCTTGCGGATCTG gtTTCTAAAGGGGTAATGACGTATGTAACTCAGGAAGTAAGGGATCTCTACCATATTCTTGAAAATGAATTTCTGCCGTTGGATTTGGCGTCAAAAGTTCAGCCTTTGTTGGCAAAGATAGCAAAACTTGGGGGGAAAATATCTACAGCATCTTCTGTACCAGAAGTACAGCTTTCTCATTACGTTCCCGCTTTGGAAAAAGTAGCTACTTTAAGACTGCTGCAACAG GTGTCCCAAGTGTATCAGACAATGAAGGTTGAAACTTTGTCAAAAATGGTTCCTTTCTTTGACTTCTCGGTTGTTGAGAGGACCTCTGTCGATGCTGCTAAATATAATTTCATTGCTATGAAGGTTGACCATATGAAGGGTGCAGTTCTATTTGGTGACTTG GGTTTTGAATCTGATCTTTTGCAAGATCACTTGAGTGTCTTGGCTGTCAATTTGAACAAATCAAGATCAATGTTATATCCTTCTCAATTGAAAGCATTAAAACTAGGTGCTGTGCTTCCGAGTTTAGCAGATATTCTTGATAAAGAGCACAAAAAGCTTCTTGCAAGGAAATCAATTATTGAGAAACGCAAGGAAGAACAAGAACATCACTTGCTTAAAATG GAACGGGAAGAGGAGTCAAAGAGACTCAAACAGCAGAAGAAAACCGAAGAGGCAGAACAGAAAAGACTTGCAACTGAATTTGAAGAAAGGAAGCACCAACGTATTAAAAGGGAAATTGAGGAGAGAGAGCGTGAAGAAGCACAAGCTTTACTAAACGATGTTGAAAAGCGCATTAAAAAGAAGGGAAAGAAGCCGCTTATTGAGGGG GAGAAAGTGACAAAGCAGAGTCTGATGGAGTTGGCAATGCAGGAGCAACTTAGAGAGAGGCaagaaatggaaaagaaaatgcaaaaactaataaaaactaTGGATCACTTTGAAAGAGCCAAGAGGGAAGAGGCTGCACCTTTGATTGAAGCTGCATTTCAAAGGCGTTTAGCTGAAGAGAAGCTTCTTCATGAACGAGAACAGCAG CTTGAGGTTGAGATGAGCAGGGAGCGTCATGATGGAGATGTAAAAGAGAAGTATAGACTTGCTCGTGTTATGGACCATAAG ATGGAGTTTCAAAAGAGAGTTGTTAATCATCGTCAGGCTGAGTACAACAGAATGAAAGCGGACAGGGAGGAACGGATTAGCCAAATTGTCAGGGCACGTAAAGAAGAGAGGGACATCAAGAGGAAAATGTTATGTCATGTCAAGACCGAAGAGGAAAGGCTCAACAGGTTGCGTGAAGAGGAGGAAGCTCGCAAACGTGAAG AGGCTGAAAGGCGAAAGAAAGAGGAAGCTGAGCATCGGGCAAAGATGGATGAAATTGCTGAAAGACAAAGGAAGAGAGAACAAGAACTGGAAGAAAGAGAGAGGCTACGTAAGGAAGCTATTTTAAGAGGAACTTCATTTGATGGTCCAACCAAGCCTTCTGAGATCCCAGCGGCTGCAGCTCTACTCGTAGCAGCACCAGCAACTTCAGCTGCAGCTGCAGGTCAACCTGGTGGTTCCAAGTATGTGCCAAAGTTTCGTAGGAGTGGGCTGACTGAGCTGGTGGCACCTCCACCAGCACAGTCTGATAAATTGGGCAGTGCGAAGCAGGATGATCGTGGTCCGCCACCAAGTGGTGACAAATGGAGACCTTCTTTTGGTAGCGGAAATGGTGCTAGCAGTAGTACAAGGAGTTGGTCTTCATCCAAATATTCTCGGTGA
- the LOC122601282 gene encoding uncharacterized protein LOC122601282 gives MPKALISDRGSHFANAQLEKVLKRYGVNHRFSTAYHPQTSGQVENTNRALKRILEKMVTDNPTNWALRLDDALWAFRTTYKTPIGTTTYKLVYGKTCHLPLEIEHKAYWALKNLDLDMFEAGDRRLLQLHELDETRWMAYENLKLYKERTKAWHDKRIKAKRFEEDLVLLFNSRFKLKSPKFKPKWSGPYLLLRVYSSGYVELRAKNGDSFIVIGQRVKVYNQEVGEREVDPRDEFTFKMT, from the coding sequence ATGCCAaaagccttaattagtgataggGGTAGTCATTTTGCTAATGCTCAATTAGAGAAAGTGCTTAAAAGATATGGAGTTAACCATAGATTTTCGACAGCTTACCACCCTCAAACTAGTGGACAAGTAGAGAATACAAATAGAGCACTTAAGAGAATCTTAGAGAAGATGGTTACCGATAACCCAACAAATTGGGCACTTAGGTTAGACGATGCACTTTGGGCATTTAGGACAACATATAAGACACCGATAGGAACAACAACATATAAGTTAGTTTATGGCAAAACTTGTCATTTGCCATTAGAGATAGAacataaggcttattgggcacTTAAGAACCTTGATCTTGATATGTTTGAGGCAGGAGATAGGAGACTTTTACAGCTTCACGAATTAGATGAAACTAGGTGGATGGCTTATGAAAATTTGAAGTTGTATAAAGAAAGGACAAAAGCTTGGCATGACAAGAGAATAAAGGCTAAAAGGTTTGAGGAAGATTTAGTGTTACTTTTCAATTCTAGGTTCAAACTTAAATCACCTAAGTTCAAACCAAAATGGTCAGGGCCATACttattacttagagtatattcTTCAGGTTACGTAGAATTAAGGGCTAAAAATGGAGATAGTTTTATAGTTATTGGACAAAGAGTTAAGGTATATAACCAAGAGGTAGGAGAAAGGGAAGTCGACCCACGGGACGAGTTCACTTTCAAAATGACTTAA
- the LOC122601281 gene encoding uncharacterized protein LOC122601281, with protein MSHLYKQLLPEGKVRVDNQTGPGSNRELGTDDVIEKKSRSPVDATPEVPDDRILGIGDTQIGGIDEDVTHRIQAGWMKWRATTRVMCDKRISLKLKGKFYRVAIRPAMLYGSECWAMTKAQAIRVEVAEMRMLRWTCGKTLADRILTGVFRAELEVGAIINKLREERLKWFGHVRRRDETAPLRRAESIHVDDIRKRGRPNMRWEDRLAKDLIKLGLSEDMTSDKTTWRTRIRVEY; from the exons ATGAGCCATCTTTACAAGCAACTGTTGCCCGAGGGTAAGGTTAGGGTAGATAATCAAACAGGGCCAGGCTCTAATCGAGAGCTAGGTACTGATGATGTGATTGAAAAGAAGAGCAGGAGTCCAGTGGATGCAACACCTGAAGTTCCCGATGACAGG ATACTTGGGATCGGTGATACACAAATCGGGGGGATAGACGAAGACGTGACACATCGAATCCAAGCCGGATGGATGAAGTGGAGAGCAACTACCAGAGTCATGTGCGACAAGAGGATCTCGCTAAAGCTGAAAGGGAAGTTTTATAGAGTGGCTATTAGACCGGCTATGCTATACGGGTCAGAATGTTGGGCGATGACGAAAGCCCAAGCTATTCGAGTAGAGGTGGCTGAGATGAGGATGTTAAGGTGGACTTGCGGGAAGACCTTAGCAGATAGGATCCTGACGGGAGTTTTTAGAGCAGAACTTGAAGTAGGGgccatcattaacaagctaagaGAAGAGCGCTTGAAATGGTTTGGCCATGTTAGGAGAAGGGATGAAACTGCACCACTAAGGAGAGCGGAGTCTATTCACGTGGACGACATACGAAAAAGGGGACGACCTAATATGAGGTGGGAGGATCGATTAGCGAAGGACCTAATAAAACTTGgcctgtcggaggacatgacgtcgGATAAGACGACatggagaactaggattagagtagaaTATTAG